A window of Erpetoichthys calabaricus chromosome 12, fErpCal1.3, whole genome shotgun sequence contains these coding sequences:
- the LOC127529856 gene encoding uncharacterized protein LOC127529856: protein MEKWLKRIAKTTSPPPVDCDEKTEDVLINDKSGTEADFQAPSTNSHESKRRKVKIMKMLYMLFFLWHLAQSSQHGGLTVLCQPNVQKTEVNRTVRLCCHMKKESSSEVTWIRWVKDDILLINEWIIHEEKNPEHTLRFRQSAENDKFCLEIANVQKSDSGIYVCTVFSDWHQETGAINLKVTESLVLHDRNGCRARGKSIPFLTSLLEYNKCSLYQYVNSLPKSSFLLHH, encoded by the exons atggaaaagtggttGAAACGGATAGCAAAAACTACGTCGCCGCCGCCGGTTGATtgtgatgaaaagacagaagatgttcttataaatgacaaaagtggcaCTGAGGCTGACTTCCAAGCTCCCTCAACGAATTCGCATGAATCGAAACGACGGAAAGTT aaaattatgaaaatgctttacatgttgttttttctttggcaTCTTGCGCAAAGTTCTCAGCATG gTGGCTTGACAGTTTTATGCCAGCCAAACGTCCAAAAGACAGAAGTGAACAGAACTGTTCGTCTTTGCTGTCATATGAAGAAGGAAAGTAGTTCCGAAGTAACTTGGATTCGATGGGTGAAAGATGACATCTTACTTATAAATGAGTGGATTATTCATGAAGAAAAGAATCCAGAGCACACTTTGCGCTTTAGACAAAGTgcagaaaatgacaaattttgcctAGAGATTGCAAATGTTCAAAAATCAGATTCTGGGATATACGTTTGTACAGTCTTCAGTGACTGGCATCAAGAAACTGGAGCAATCAACCTCAAAGTAACAG AATCTCTTGTGCTACATGACCGTAATGGCTGCAGAGCTCGTGGTAAATCAATCCCCTTTCTTACCTCCCTCTTAGAGTACAATAAATGCAGTTTGTACCAGTATGTGAATTCTTTGCCAAAGTCATCCTTCTTACTACACCATTGA